The Prochlorococcus sp. MIT 1300 genome has a window encoding:
- the rpsI gene encoding 30S ribosomal protein S9: protein MTSSSNNSVVYWGTGRRKTSVARVRLIPGKGNVTINGRPGDHYLNFNPAYIAAVKAPLLTLGLNNDYDILVNVHGGGLTGQSDAIKQGAARALCELSLDNRKPLKTEGHLSRDPRAKERRKYGLKKARKAPQFSKR from the coding sequence ATGACTAGTTCTTCTAATAACAGTGTCGTTTACTGGGGTACTGGTCGCCGCAAGACTTCAGTAGCTCGTGTTCGTTTAATTCCTGGGAAAGGAAACGTCACTATTAATGGTCGCCCAGGAGACCATTATTTGAATTTTAACCCTGCATATATAGCTGCAGTAAAGGCACCTTTGCTGACTCTGGGACTAAATAATGATTATGACATTCTGGTAAATGTCCATGGTGGTGGACTGACTGGTCAGTCTGATGCCATTAAGCAAGGCGCTGCACGTGCTTTATGTGAGCTTTCGTTAGATAATCGCAAGCCTTTAAAGACTGAGGGTCATTTAAGTAGAGATCCCCGTGCTAAAGAGAGACGTAAATATGGATTGAAGAAGGCGCGTAAAGCTCCTCAATTCTCTAAACGCTAA
- a CDS encoding DNA-directed RNA polymerase subunit alpha yields the protein MLQYQIDRIEHQVADDRAQTGVFLIGPLERGQATTLGNSLRRVLMGGLEGSAVTAVRIAGVNHEYATVPGVREDVLDILLNCKQLSVNSRTPELEIGRLVASGPVEVKAKDLQFSSQVQVVDGDRPIATVHEGHSLELEVHVERGVGYRPVDRHQEDVSAIDLLQIDAVFMPVRRVNFTIDETAVAEGGSTRERLRMEVVTDGSTTPDDAIAEAANQLIELFQPLATVTMVEEIPVEPEPSAEAQIPLEELNLSVRAYNCLKRAQVNSVSDLMGFSYEDLLEIKNFGSKSADEVIEALERIGISIPQSRTSA from the coding sequence GTGCTGCAATACCAGATCGACAGGATCGAACATCAAGTTGCTGACGATCGCGCTCAAACCGGCGTGTTCCTTATTGGCCCTTTAGAACGAGGCCAGGCAACGACTCTTGGGAATTCCTTAAGAAGAGTTCTTATGGGTGGCCTTGAAGGTAGTGCCGTTACTGCTGTTCGCATCGCAGGCGTGAACCATGAATATGCGACAGTGCCAGGTGTGAGGGAGGATGTATTAGATATTCTTTTAAACTGCAAACAACTTTCTGTTAATAGTCGAACTCCAGAACTAGAAATAGGGCGATTAGTTGCATCTGGTCCTGTTGAGGTTAAGGCAAAGGATTTGCAATTTTCTTCACAAGTTCAAGTTGTTGATGGAGATAGGCCTATAGCGACTGTGCATGAAGGACACAGTCTTGAACTTGAGGTTCATGTAGAGCGTGGTGTTGGGTATCGGCCTGTTGATCGACATCAAGAAGATGTGAGTGCAATTGATTTATTGCAAATCGATGCCGTTTTCATGCCAGTGCGGCGCGTGAATTTCACTATTGATGAAACTGCGGTCGCTGAAGGCGGCTCAACAAGAGAAAGGTTGCGTATGGAAGTGGTAACTGATGGTTCTACCACTCCCGATGACGCCATTGCAGAGGCAGCTAACCAACTGATTGAGCTTTTTCAGCCTTTAGCGACAGTTACAATGGTTGAGGAAATTCCAGTGGAGCCTGAACCTTCAGCTGAGGCACAAATTCCACTTGAGGAGTTGAATCTTTCTGTGAGAGCTTACAACTGTTTGAAACGTGCCCAAGTCAATTCTGTATCAGATTTAATGGGCTTTAGCTATGAGGACCTTTTAGAGATTAAGAACTTCGGTTCTAAATCCGCTGACGAGGTCATTGAGGCTCTAGAGAGGATTGGCATCTCAATTCCTCAGAGTCGAACCTCTGCCTGA
- the rpsK gene encoding 30S ribosomal protein S11: MATPAKKSGSKKAKRNVPNGVVHIQSTFNNTIVSITDTSGEVISWSSAGASGFKGARKGTPFAAQTAAEAAARRALDQGMRQIEVLVRGPGSGRETAIRALQVAGLEITLIRDVTPLPHNGCRRPKRRRV, from the coding sequence ATGGCCACACCAGCAAAGAAATCAGGTTCCAAAAAGGCTAAGCGCAACGTCCCTAATGGCGTTGTACATATTCAGAGCACCTTCAATAACACTATTGTCTCAATTACAGATACCTCTGGAGAAGTGATCTCCTGGTCATCTGCCGGAGCGAGTGGCTTTAAAGGTGCTCGAAAAGGCACCCCTTTTGCTGCACAAACAGCGGCTGAAGCTGCTGCTAGACGGGCCTTGGATCAGGGAATGCGTCAAATTGAGGTTCTCGTAAGAGGTCCAGGGTCAGGTCGTGAAACAGCCATCCGTGCTTTACAAGTGGCTGGTTTAGAGATCACCCTTATTAGAGACGTCACTCCTTTGCCTCATAACGGCTGCCGTCGGCCTAAACGTCGTCGCGTTTGA
- the truA gene encoding tRNA pseudouridine(38-40) synthase TruA — MITESLSNAPEGKSFRRVAICLQYDGSGFSGWQFQPHRPSVQGVLQEAIQSLDPYRPIKAIAAGRTDAGVHAAGQVVHFDCSGRIPSDRWVSALNGRLPKTIRVREAISMPRRWHACHSANYRRYRYTIYNGCRPNLFLDHWTWHRYQIRLDDALMRKALDGLIGYHDFSAFQRSGSKRADGFTTIQAVDIEREGDLVVIEIQATGFLYGMVRLLVGQLVMLGEHRLALDSFERRWKQQRRQEVKESAPAKGLCLLRVGYEEQLFSEVGWFESFPKYVLSISDPPADPLEIKSGPG, encoded by the coding sequence ATGATTACTGAATCATTGTCCAATGCGCCTGAGGGGAAAAGTTTCAGGCGTGTTGCGATTTGTTTGCAGTATGACGGATCTGGTTTTAGTGGATGGCAGTTTCAGCCCCATAGGCCCAGTGTTCAAGGTGTTTTACAGGAGGCCATTCAGAGCCTTGATCCATATAGGCCAATTAAAGCTATTGCTGCAGGAAGAACAGATGCAGGCGTACATGCAGCAGGTCAGGTAGTTCATTTTGATTGCTCTGGTCGGATACCTAGTGATCGTTGGGTATCTGCCTTGAATGGTCGCTTGCCTAAAACCATTAGGGTTCGAGAAGCAATTTCAATGCCAAGAAGATGGCATGCATGTCATTCAGCTAATTACAGGAGATATAGGTACACGATTTATAACGGCTGTAGACCTAATTTATTTCTTGATCATTGGACATGGCATAGATATCAAATCAGACTTGATGATGCATTGATGAGAAAGGCATTAGATGGGTTGATTGGCTACCACGATTTCTCTGCTTTCCAGCGATCTGGTAGTAAGCGGGCAGATGGATTTACCACTATTCAGGCTGTAGATATTGAAAGAGAAGGTGATTTAGTTGTAATTGAAATTCAAGCCACTGGTTTTTTATATGGAATGGTGAGATTGCTTGTTGGCCAGTTGGTGATGTTAGGTGAGCATCGACTGGCTTTAGATAGTTTTGAAAGAAGGTGGAAGCAGCAGCGGCGGCAGGAAGTTAAAGAGTCTGCTCCTGCCAAGGGTCTTTGCTTGCTTCGAGTGGGGTATGAGGAGCAATTGTTTTCAGAAGTTGGTTGGTTCGAGTCTTTTCCAAAGTATGTACTCTCAATAAGTGATCCTCCAGCAGACCCTTTGGAGATCAAATCGGGGCCCGGCTAA
- the rplQ gene encoding 50S ribosomal protein L17, protein MRHQCRVPQLGRPADQRKAMLRGLTTQLIREGRVTTTKARAKALRDEAERMITLAKEGSLAARRRAIGYIYDKQLVHALFDKAQDRYGDRNGGYTRIIRTVPRRGDNAQMAIIELV, encoded by the coding sequence ATGCGTCATCAATGTCGAGTCCCTCAGTTAGGTCGTCCTGCTGATCAACGAAAAGCAATGTTGCGAGGATTAACCACTCAGTTAATCCGCGAAGGGCGTGTTACTACTACAAAGGCTAGAGCTAAAGCCCTACGAGATGAAGCTGAAAGGATGATTACTCTGGCTAAGGAAGGAAGCTTGGCTGCAAGGCGAAGAGCAATCGGATATATATATGACAAGCAACTAGTCCATGCATTATTTGATAAGGCACAAGATCGTTATGGGGATAGAAATGGTGGATATACCAGGATCATTAGAACTGTTCCTCGGCGTGGTGATAACGCGCAGATGGCAATAATTGAACTTGTCTAA
- the rplM gene encoding 50S ribosomal protein L13: protein MNKTSIPSNDSINRQWYLVDAENQTLGRLASEVAAVLRGKNKPNFTPHLDTGDFVVIVNAEKIRVTGNKPQQKLYRRHSGRPGGMKVETFESLQQRIPERILEKAIKGMLPHNALGRQLFRKLKVYKGPEHPHSAQQPQIITLDSSNSSQ from the coding sequence ATGAACAAGACCTCAATCCCTTCTAATGATTCCATTAATCGCCAGTGGTATCTGGTAGATGCTGAGAATCAGACCCTTGGAAGACTTGCTTCCGAAGTTGCTGCTGTCCTCCGCGGTAAAAACAAACCGAATTTCACTCCTCACTTAGATACAGGAGATTTTGTAGTTATTGTGAATGCCGAGAAGATTCGTGTAACTGGGAACAAGCCTCAGCAAAAGCTCTATCGGCGACATTCAGGACGGCCTGGGGGGATGAAAGTAGAAACCTTTGAGTCTTTACAGCAAAGAATTCCTGAGAGAATTCTTGAAAAAGCTATTAAAGGGATGTTGCCTCACAACGCTCTTGGGAGGCAGCTCTTTCGGAAATTGAAGGTCTATAAGGGACCTGAACACCCTCACTCGGCTCAGCAACCACAGATTATTACTTTAGATTCTTCGAATTCTTCTCAATGA